The following nucleotide sequence is from Ornithodoros turicata isolate Travis chromosome 2, ASM3712646v1, whole genome shotgun sequence.
caaagcttgcggcaggattctttctgtgcctacgcgataaacgaagttacagaattatttcacagcaaatgaggcttcactagagaagcattaaaagtgaagatttagtacacatgcacgacacaattgctctgcacctccgttctcatcgaacaagtagctcaaggtaaaagtcggaagcacaatggtgccgtaaagcttgcggcaaaattcggaagtagttggcaccttcagtaacctaactactgtagttaactacttaaaattgttgtttaactagtagttgccactacatttctgcaagtagttgaaaactactttttaactacaatcaggtaaatcaaagagtgatattaaacggtaggaacaacttatttatttacacatggtaaacaagactttcgtgcacgagactgcacttcttcaggttacgtgcacgaaagtcttgtttaccatgtgtaaataaataagttgttcctaccgtttaatatcactctttgatttactcaccaccggcaacttgacatcgcctattttttctgccttcgtatcttctacaatcaggtagtttaactagtagtttaactacatgtagttaactactggccatcactgcatcaAAGTATAGTTACATTACAGCCTTTGGAATTAAGCTTattaaaatattttgcacgtggCATGCCAGCCTACTTGATTAGTCAACTTTATTTTCTGTCTAAAAGGCAACAGCAATATCCCGTTGAGGAACGCATCTGTCGGCAACACCAGAGAAACAGGAACGTGGCTACTCCTCTAAGGCAGGTAAAAACTGAGAAGTCAAATGGGACCTACGAACAGCTCCAGCTCACAGCTTTATCTTCAACTTTGAGCGGACAGATTCGGGGATGACTGCAAATATAATATGCACATGAGTGTGTGTCACACATACGTTCCATAATGATAATCTAAGGCAGCTATACAAGTAGCACGAGGATGCTTACATGTTTTAACGTGAGTCATGTCACAGAACGGCCTATTATTCGTCTGCTTGCACCTGCAGAGAAGGTACTTCTTTGTCTCCTTTACAGTAAAGTGTATGGGCTTGATCGGGTGCTCCATCTTCTTGTGGGAGGAATCGCAAAATGGCTGAAACGTTTAATAAAAGTCACACCAGGTGCAAGTAATGTGTGTGAGGCAATCCTTCATGTTTTTGCTGGCCCTTCTGCAATGTGCAATGCAGCAACAAGATGTACAAGTAGTTTTGCTATGAACAACTGTTGCTGGGTTGCACAGGCAGGGGTACGTGCagtgcttgaaagaaaagtgcaTCCCAGTCTATCAAATTATCAAATCAAAGCAAATTATCGAGTTAGCAAAACAAATTATCAAAGCAAGACAGAATACAACACTTTTGTAACAAAGTCACAAGAATAAAACGCCCAAATTGAATTGTGAAGTCCCATTAGCGCAATACCAACCTGCTTATTGCTCAGACCACAGGCACACCACACATATTTCTTGCCTTCTTCAAGTAGAACATAAGCAGGATAACGTTTCGCTATCTGCCCTTTCCTTGCTGGGTCTTCCGAGGGTGGGATGGGCTTTGGTTCTGCCGCTTCTGTCGAACACTATAAGGCATGACACAGGACGTTGAGTCCGCTCGTAATGGAGTTCTGCACAGTCCGAAAAACACTCCTACTGTTGCATGCATCCGATAAAGTCCCCAAAAGCAGAATGACTCTGCAAAGTTTCCTCAAAGTAAGTGTAGTGTATGTcatgacacacacaaaaatggtGCTTCTTTTGCATcggagaaaccgaaaccaaacggTCAAGCCAgggactgaaaccaaaacaagtaTTGGCCCAAAAAATGCCTGCATGTCATCACATTAGACAAGGAGACATGAACTGTGCGCTTTTGTACCATCTCCATGGATGAATCTGTAGTTTGCAATGCGACCGAAAATGTTTAGTCTTTTTCTGTGTTTACACATAGAATAGTACGGTCTGTACGTTTTAACAGCAAATGCACAACAATGCTTGGTTTTCTTTATATGATACAGTGTACTTACTGAAGACATACACAGAGCCGGCTTGAATGGGTGTCGACGGAGAGCGGTTCTGAGCAGATATGACATTGTTGTGACCTGGTCGTATAACAGAATGACCTATTATGTACACGTCAAGCAGAGAGGTGAAGAGAGTGCATTATCAATTGTATCCCCGATATAAATTGTGAAGCAGTAACAGTGGAAAGGGACTAAGGAGAACTGCAATATTTCTGCTAAATACAAATGAGTACAATATAGCCTGGAAAAACTCCTAATGCATTCACACTATTGCTACAGTTCCCAGTATGCCTGCTACAATACACTAGCAAATGTGTCGCTCCGAcaataaaataaagcaaaataaaGCAGCTTTTCAACGTCAAGATAATAAAAATGTGACTCAGTGACTCCATGAGTGCCGCTCCTACTGTACTTTGCTATGAAACAATCCTGCGTTCTTTGTTGAGCGAGTTCTTCATTCGAAGGGTTCACAATTATTGGCAGGGGCATATATGGGGTGTGAGGGTCCAGATACCCTGGCCCAGCTCCAccatcttgtttttttttcttttttttttttttttaccacttcCCCATTTCTTGTGCTCAGACATGAACTTGTTGTGACAAATGGAAAGTTGTCGTATATATTAAGGATATGGATTATTTGGTGTATCTGTGACTGTACACAGCTATCTGACATTTAAATTAACTTCACTAGTGTTAGAGCAGTAAGAAAACATCGCTAAGCATCATAACCTGCCAAATAAACTCAGTTAAATAGCTACGAGTTACGGTGCTCACGACAGACACTAGACACAAGGCTTGGCCgcccgaattttacatttcatTTGTTCGTTAATTCGTCGGTGCTTGGTGCATTTCATATGTAGCCGATGCCACAAAACTCCAAACCAATAAAGCCAAATCAACATGTGGCCCTGTTACGTCAGTTTCACTGGCTTGAATTTAATAACGACCCTACGACCTCACTCTAGCCTACCGCATGCTACAAATGCCAGTTTCGTATCACAAACACTACACCTGCATCCGAAC
It contains:
- the LOC135384058 gene encoding uncharacterized protein LOC135384058; the encoded protein is MDFGICFGRPQEKVFCPGNDYQAEFAWERLSREEVTTMSYLLRTALRRHPFKPALCMSSCSTEAAEPKPIPPSEDPARKGQIAKRYPAYVLLEEGKKYVWCACGLSNKQPFCDSSHKKMEHPIKPIHFTVKETKKYLLCRCKQTNNRPFCDMTHVKTFIPESVRSKLKIKL